Proteins encoded together in one Desulfosporosinus meridiei DSM 13257 window:
- a CDS encoding UbiD family decarboxylase translates to MEQDLRSFIDQVKQQNPREVVHVQEEIDPKYEISTLIMELEKARRYPLTIFENVKGHDISVVTNVLAPRERLALAMGVHPNELAAEFSKRINQRIEPVEVQEAPFRENIFVGSEVDLYKLPILTHFPIDAGPYITAGLVIAKDPLTGADTAGYHRMQLKGKDKLGISLHSRQRLWEYFRRSEELGKSLEATIVLGIHPNISMGSMALIPYDLGKFAAMGGLFGAPLEVARCHTVDLMVPAYAEVIIEGEIVAGERESEGPFAEFTNYACYRSTENIFKVKAVQYRTKPLYQDITPGMSSEHITIVAVQREGDVLNALNRTLPNIKSVHAPISACGLFHCYISMKKIAEGQAQQAIFTAFSVDHNLKMVVVVDEDVDVFDERQVLWAMATRLQADKGVTIVPQHMGMGCTLDPSSDDLSRTAKMGIDATKPLEGFAPTVTMSVEVQNQVRRFLGSFGL, encoded by the coding sequence TTGGAACAGGATTTGAGATCGTTTATAGATCAAGTAAAGCAGCAAAATCCTAGGGAGGTTGTTCATGTCCAAGAGGAAATTGATCCCAAGTATGAGATTAGTACTTTAATCATGGAATTAGAAAAGGCTCGGCGTTATCCATTGACGATATTTGAAAATGTCAAAGGACATGATATTTCGGTAGTTACGAATGTTTTAGCTCCCCGTGAACGTCTAGCGTTAGCAATGGGGGTTCATCCCAATGAATTGGCCGCTGAATTCTCCAAGAGAATTAATCAAAGAATTGAACCTGTTGAGGTACAGGAAGCTCCTTTTCGGGAGAATATTTTTGTGGGCTCGGAGGTTGATTTGTACAAGCTGCCGATTTTAACCCACTTTCCCATCGATGCAGGGCCGTATATCACAGCAGGATTAGTGATTGCTAAGGATCCACTCACGGGTGCTGATACCGCAGGTTATCATAGGATGCAGTTAAAAGGAAAAGACAAATTAGGGATTAGCCTCCATTCCCGGCAACGTCTATGGGAGTATTTTCGACGCTCTGAAGAACTGGGGAAATCATTGGAGGCAACCATCGTACTAGGTATTCATCCCAATATTTCTATGGGATCGATGGCTTTGATTCCTTATGATCTCGGTAAATTCGCAGCAATGGGAGGACTATTTGGGGCTCCCCTGGAGGTTGCTCGCTGCCATACAGTGGATCTAATGGTTCCGGCCTATGCTGAGGTGATTATTGAAGGGGAAATCGTAGCCGGAGAACGAGAATCAGAAGGGCCTTTTGCAGAATTTACAAATTACGCCTGTTACCGCAGTACGGAAAATATCTTTAAGGTTAAAGCGGTTCAGTATCGAACGAAACCCCTCTATCAGGACATCACTCCAGGTATGAGTTCGGAGCACATTACTATAGTGGCAGTACAGAGAGAAGGGGATGTGCTAAATGCCTTAAATAGGACTCTTCCAAACATTAAAAGTGTTCATGCTCCTATATCTGCCTGCGGCCTGTTTCATTGCTATATTTCCATGAAAAAGATTGCTGAAGGGCAGGCCCAACAGGCCATTTTTACTGCTTTCTCGGTTGATCATAATTTAAAAATGGTTGTCGTGGTTGATGAAGATGTAGACGTCTTTGATGAACGTCAGGTGTTATGGGCTATGGCTACCCGGCTTCAAGCAGACAAGGGAGTGACGATTGTCCCACAGCATATGGGCATGGGATGTACTCTAGACCCATCAAGTGATGACCTAAGTCGAACCGCTAAGATGGGGATTGATGCCACTAAACCACTTGAAGGGTTTGCCCCTACTGTAACAATGTCAGTTGAAGTGCAGAATCAAGTTCGTCGTTTCCTGGGGTCTTTTGGACTATAA
- a CDS encoding N-acetylmuramoyl-L-alanine amidase encodes MDQLKKLIFSVITTLAFALCAPLIAQASPLAFTSERIAGQDRVETALKISQKGWDSALTVILCENNDYPDSIAATPFAVSLNAPILLTKGDTIDPRVIKELQRLSPDRVILLGGTACLQPAIEKELEGLSLHWERIGGIDRYETSVLLAKELYSDSMILANGDNFPDALSAATYAGIKQIPIVLTSTTLPDSVIKYYQDNAPKHLIVIGGEVVVPSKELSKHSFVIETRLGGYDRYETNAKVVSFMKEAYSSNDLFLASGITFPDAVAGTVLASKSNAPLLLTEKDDIPPAVYSIMRQHMKVEPPTQGPSNNNSLNQGTVTASGGLNLRETPSASGNVLITIPTGTTINLIEKQDQWYKASYQSKTGWVSANYLSVIAKKGVISASGGLNLRETPSSDGKMLVTIPKDASVELIEQQGDWYKTTYQSQTGWISAQYVILAGTNIETPPTSTAINLSPNGKVYILGGTGIIGSYAQNIMEGKSPSKYPDNLKAFPALPAEIKEPSRGDDDVPTPPTNPSDPPATTYDPSTEVLINPFDGIPANALSGKTIMIDPGHGGPDTGAIGPSKTYEKNNTLAIALALRDTLKQAGATVILTRDKDIALCQNYTEIEDLQARVNLANNAKPDLFISIHNDANTKSDIQGTSTYYSQDNPQNFASQHLANSIQSAVIGTIKSNNRGLKQAGFYVLRNTTMPAILLETAFISNPYEEARLQNPNFHKNVASSILIGIYNYYKNPLPKA; translated from the coding sequence GTGGACCAACTGAAAAAGCTAATTTTTTCCGTCATTACTACGCTTGCATTCGCCTTATGTGCACCTCTAATTGCACAAGCAAGCCCCTTAGCCTTTACTTCCGAACGTATCGCAGGACAAGACAGAGTTGAAACAGCTCTTAAGATATCTCAAAAAGGATGGGACTCCGCTCTAACCGTAATTTTGTGTGAAAATAATGATTATCCCGATTCTATAGCGGCAACTCCTTTTGCTGTAAGCTTAAACGCACCTATTTTATTGACTAAGGGCGACACAATCGACCCTCGAGTTATTAAAGAGCTGCAGCGCCTCTCACCGGATAGAGTAATCCTCCTAGGCGGCACTGCTTGCTTACAACCGGCCATTGAAAAAGAACTTGAAGGACTTTCTTTACACTGGGAGAGAATTGGGGGAATAGATCGTTATGAAACATCCGTTCTTCTGGCTAAAGAGTTATACAGTGATTCAATGATTCTTGCTAATGGAGATAATTTCCCCGATGCTCTATCGGCGGCTACATATGCGGGAATAAAACAGATCCCCATCGTTCTTACCTCTACCACGCTGCCTGATTCAGTCATCAAATATTATCAAGATAATGCTCCAAAACATTTAATCGTAATAGGTGGAGAAGTAGTTGTTCCTTCTAAAGAGTTATCTAAGCATAGCTTCGTGATTGAAACTCGTTTAGGCGGCTATGATCGGTACGAAACCAATGCTAAAGTTGTCTCCTTTATGAAAGAAGCTTATTCGTCAAATGATCTTTTCTTAGCTTCGGGCATCACATTTCCCGATGCTGTAGCGGGAACTGTACTTGCCTCTAAATCTAACGCCCCCCTTTTACTTACAGAAAAAGATGATATTCCTCCTGCAGTTTACAGTATTATGCGTCAACATATGAAAGTCGAACCACCTACTCAGGGACCTTCAAATAATAACTCTCTAAATCAAGGAACAGTCACTGCTTCAGGAGGTTTAAACCTTAGAGAAACACCCTCTGCCAGCGGCAACGTACTTATTACGATTCCTACAGGAACGACAATTAATCTTATTGAAAAGCAAGATCAGTGGTATAAAGCCAGCTATCAATCGAAAACAGGCTGGGTCTCGGCTAACTATCTTAGCGTTATAGCGAAAAAGGGAGTTATTAGTGCTTCCGGGGGATTAAATCTTAGAGAAACCCCCTCTTCCGACGGGAAAATGCTTGTCACAATACCCAAAGATGCATCCGTTGAGCTTATCGAACAGCAAGGGGATTGGTATAAGACAACCTACCAATCTCAGACCGGTTGGATTTCCGCTCAATATGTAATACTTGCCGGAACAAACATAGAAACACCTCCAACTTCTACAGCTATTAACTTAAGTCCCAATGGTAAAGTTTATATTCTAGGGGGAACAGGCATCATCGGCTCATACGCTCAAAATATTATGGAAGGAAAGTCTCCTTCTAAATACCCTGACAATCTCAAGGCTTTTCCTGCCTTGCCTGCTGAAATTAAAGAACCCTCAAGAGGTGACGATGATGTCCCTACCCCTCCCACTAATCCCTCTGATCCTCCTGCAACAACTTATGACCCATCCACAGAAGTACTGATCAATCCTTTTGATGGAATTCCCGCCAATGCATTGTCCGGAAAGACTATCATGATTGACCCCGGTCACGGCGGCCCGGATACAGGGGCAATCGGCCCTTCTAAAACCTACGAAAAAAATAACACTTTAGCAATTGCCCTAGCCTTACGGGACACCCTAAAACAAGCCGGCGCTACCGTTATCCTTACCAGAGATAAAGATATCGCACTTTGTCAAAACTACACTGAAATTGAAGATCTACAAGCACGGGTTAACCTGGCAAATAACGCAAAGCCAGACTTATTTATCAGTATCCATAATGATGCAAATACAAAGTCCGATATTCAAGGTACCTCAACCTATTATTCTCAAGATAACCCTCAAAACTTCGCCAGCCAACATTTAGCTAATAGCATCCAATCTGCTGTAATCGGTACGATTAAATCTAATAACCGCGGACTTAAACAAGCAGGATTTTATGTTTTACGCAACACTACCATGCCTGCAATCCTTTTAGAAACAGCCTTTATATCTAACCCTTATGAGGAAGCTAGATTACAGAACCCTAACTTTCATAAGAACGTTGCCAGTTCCATTCTGATTGGAATCTACAACTATTATAAAAACCCCTTGCCTAAGGCATGA
- the ilvN gene encoding acetolactate synthase small subunit — protein sequence MKHTLAVLVENKPGVLTHISGLISRRAFNIESIAAGYTEEADTTRITIVVEGDEIEQEQVVNQLSKLVDVIKISDLTAVESIQRELALIKVKASAATRSDIINIVEIFRASIVDVNRETMVIELSGDETKIDALCQVLDDDHGIIEIARTGKIALSRGPIPAKAQ from the coding sequence ATGAAGCATACACTCGCTGTTTTAGTCGAAAATAAACCGGGAGTTTTAACCCATATATCCGGATTGATAAGCCGTCGGGCTTTTAATATTGAGAGCATTGCGGCAGGTTATACGGAAGAAGCTGATACCACAAGAATTACTATTGTGGTAGAAGGGGATGAAATCGAGCAAGAACAGGTTGTCAATCAATTGTCAAAGCTTGTTGATGTCATAAAAATCAGTGATCTTACTGCCGTTGAATCAATTCAACGGGAGCTGGCCTTGATTAAGGTGAAAGCAAGTGCTGCAACCCGATCGGATATTATTAATATTGTAGAGATTTTTCGAGCAAGCATTGTGGATGTCAATAGAGAAACAATGGTCATAGAACTATCCGGAGATGAAACAAAGATTGATGCACTGTGTCAGGTTTTAGATGACGATCATGGAATTATCGAAATCGCTCGCACAGGAAAAATTGCTCTTTCCCGAGGACCTATTCCCGCTAAAGCTCAATGA
- the ilvB gene encoding biosynthetic-type acetolactate synthase large subunit has product MIITGAEAIIESLKNENVDVVFGYPGGSVLTLYDALYQAKFRHILTKHEQGAVHAADGYARATGKVGVVIATSGPGATNLVTGIATAYMDSIPLVAITGQVSVPLIGRDSFQEADIRGITTPITKHNYLVKKVEDLPGALKEAFYIARTGRPGPVVVDIAKDVFAASFDYQYPEEVKLRGYRPVFEGDSSILDKVLAEMRLAQKPLIFVGGGVNLSDSSKELQELIDLSGFPVISTLMGLGCLANDHPQFLGMVGMHGTYAANMATTECDLLIGIGVRFDDRVTGLLSEFAAKAKIIHFDIDPAEINKNVIANLRVVGDMRWSLPALNQEVRNVSDELKGRVRTWLEKVRNWYKEKPLTYVQNSDSVMPQAVVEKVSQLTQGDAVIVTDVGQHQMWVAQFYGFKNPRSLLTSGGLGTMGYGLPAALGAQCGLPDRAVILFVGDGGFMMNCQELAAAAEFNFPVKVLILNNQCLGMVAQWQRMFYGGRYSQTSLKGSATDFVKLAEAMGVAGLRVSKPEELEKTLQEALAIPGPVVVDIRIPEVLDVFPMVPAGACLDQMMLGGIEE; this is encoded by the coding sequence TTGATAATTACAGGAGCAGAAGCGATTATAGAGTCTCTTAAAAACGAAAATGTTGATGTGGTATTTGGCTATCCCGGTGGTTCAGTGTTGACGCTTTATGATGCTTTGTATCAAGCAAAGTTTAGACATATTCTCACCAAACATGAACAAGGAGCTGTCCATGCTGCTGATGGTTACGCAAGAGCTACAGGGAAGGTAGGAGTTGTTATCGCCACCTCTGGTCCAGGAGCAACAAATCTTGTAACTGGGATTGCCACAGCTTACATGGATTCTATTCCTTTAGTGGCTATTACGGGTCAAGTGTCCGTTCCTTTGATTGGGAGAGACTCCTTCCAGGAGGCTGATATTCGAGGAATTACAACCCCAATAACTAAACACAATTATTTGGTAAAAAAAGTTGAAGATTTACCCGGTGCCCTTAAAGAAGCCTTCTATATTGCCCGCACAGGCAGACCGGGACCGGTTGTTGTTGATATTGCGAAAGATGTTTTTGCTGCTTCCTTTGATTACCAATATCCTGAAGAGGTTAAGTTGCGTGGTTATCGACCTGTATTTGAAGGTGATTCAAGTATCCTTGATAAGGTTCTGGCAGAAATGAGGTTAGCTCAAAAGCCCCTTATCTTTGTGGGGGGCGGTGTCAATCTATCTGATTCTTCTAAGGAACTTCAAGAGTTGATAGACCTTAGCGGATTTCCGGTGATTTCAACCTTAATGGGCTTAGGGTGTTTAGCAAACGACCATCCCCAATTCCTCGGAATGGTTGGAATGCACGGAACCTATGCTGCAAATATGGCTACAACGGAATGTGATTTGCTGATAGGAATCGGGGTGCGTTTTGACGATAGAGTGACAGGGCTCTTGAGCGAGTTTGCGGCAAAAGCAAAGATTATCCATTTTGATATTGATCCGGCTGAAATTAATAAAAACGTGATAGCAAACTTGCGTGTGGTTGGAGATATGAGATGGTCACTTCCAGCGCTTAACCAAGAGGTTAGGAATGTATCAGATGAACTAAAAGGGCGAGTTCGAACTTGGCTGGAGAAAGTGCGTAATTGGTACAAGGAAAAGCCGTTAACTTATGTGCAAAACTCAGATTCCGTAATGCCCCAAGCAGTTGTTGAGAAAGTGAGTCAATTAACCCAAGGTGATGCGGTTATCGTTACTGATGTAGGACAACACCAGATGTGGGTGGCCCAATTTTATGGTTTTAAAAATCCCCGCTCACTTCTGACATCAGGCGGTCTGGGTACAATGGGTTATGGTCTTCCCGCAGCCTTAGGGGCTCAGTGTGGTCTTCCGGATAGAGCCGTTATTCTTTTTGTAGGTGACGGTGGGTTCATGATGAATTGTCAGGAACTGGCTGCTGCTGCAGAATTTAATTTTCCTGTGAAAGTTTTAATTCTAAACAATCAATGCCTGGGAATGGTAGCTCAATGGCAAAGAATGTTTTATGGAGGACGCTATTCCCAGACGAGTTTAAAAGGGTCGGCTACGGATTTTGTAAAACTGGCTGAGGCTATGGGTGTCGCTGGTTTAAGAGTGTCTAAACCGGAAGAATTAGAAAAAACCTTGCAAGAAGCTCTGGCAATTCCCGGTCCCGTGGTGGTGGATATCCGGATTCCGGAAGTATTAGATGTCTTTCCAATGGTTCCAGCCGGTGCCTGTTTGGATCAGATGATGTTGGGAGGAATAGAAGAATGA
- a CDS encoding benzoate/H(+) symporter BenE family transporter — translation MKCNLADLNHKNIAAGIASGLLAVTGPPVIILEAASKGNFTLTQTILWMFSVYVFGGIYSIWIPLYYRMPIVGAHSITGVAFLATVTAQFSYHQLIGTYIISGVLMLAVGYLGVFSKLIDYVPKQIISVMLAGMITKYMVSFVSSIHQLPIVGGIAIVVYLIFNKKKKFVPPMVAAILAGFIMLLLTQPLSVDILSAGFVVPRVQIPEFNFLSFLSVSLPLALLILSNDAAIGIGALEQNNYRPPVNRIVTLSGAFSIITSFFGGQSANIAGMMTAICSDEEAGPHESRYMGAVVSGIIIIIFGLFSWRLVPWIQALPAGFVSILVGIALLGVFGNSLSVGFSKPSMKLSTAFTFIIAVSNISIVNISSPVWALVVGTIIARYVEETQS, via the coding sequence ATGAAGTGTAATTTAGCTGATCTAAATCATAAAAACATTGCTGCAGGCATTGCTTCGGGGCTTTTAGCAGTAACTGGGCCACCGGTAATTATTTTAGAGGCAGCGTCTAAGGGTAACTTTACTCTGACACAAACCATTCTATGGATGTTCTCGGTCTATGTGTTTGGCGGGATTTATAGCATCTGGATTCCGCTATATTATCGAATGCCTATTGTAGGTGCTCACTCAATAACCGGTGTTGCTTTTTTAGCCACTGTTACCGCTCAATTTAGTTATCATCAACTTATCGGTACCTATATTATTTCGGGTGTCTTAATGCTGGCCGTTGGTTATCTGGGAGTATTTTCAAAGCTAATTGATTACGTCCCCAAACAAATTATTTCCGTGATGTTGGCTGGGATGATAACTAAGTATATGGTTTCGTTTGTATCTTCGATTCATCAACTTCCTATCGTTGGTGGAATTGCAATTGTTGTTTATCTAATTTTTAACAAAAAGAAGAAGTTTGTTCCCCCAATGGTTGCTGCTATTTTGGCAGGTTTTATTATGTTACTTTTGACACAACCTTTGAGCGTAGATATCCTATCGGCAGGGTTTGTAGTTCCAAGGGTTCAAATTCCTGAATTTAACTTTTTGAGTTTTCTTTCCGTTTCCCTTCCTTTAGCGCTACTAATTTTGAGTAATGACGCTGCAATAGGGATTGGTGCCTTAGAACAGAATAATTATCGCCCGCCTGTGAATCGAATTGTAACCTTAAGTGGAGCCTTTTCGATTATTACAAGTTTTTTTGGCGGCCAATCAGCTAATATAGCGGGAATGATGACGGCAATTTGTTCTGATGAAGAGGCCGGACCACATGAATCACGCTATATGGGTGCAGTTGTCTCAGGGATTATCATAATTATATTTGGCTTATTTTCATGGCGGCTAGTGCCTTGGATTCAGGCATTGCCGGCAGGGTTCGTTTCCATACTTGTAGGGATTGCGTTGTTGGGCGTTTTTGGGAACAGTCTATCTGTAGGGTTTTCCAAACCATCGATGAAATTGAGCACGGCCTTTACCTTTATCATTGCTGTATCCAATATTTCCATCGTTAATATTAGTTCCCCAGTTTGGGCATTAGTGGTAGGTACGATTATTGCACGTTATGTTGAGGAAACCCAAAGCTAG
- the mutT gene encoding 8-oxo-dGTP diphosphatase MutT, with amino-acid sequence MVGSMKEVTAAIILKDGQVLIAQRADDDKLAGKWEFPGGKIEVGETLRECLKREINEELGVEVEVLEPFGESIYEYENGIIKLIAFWCRWTVGEFSNRVHSQIHWVYPGELDRYEFAPADIPLVGKLKRFLNN; translated from the coding sequence ATGGTCGGTAGTATGAAAGAAGTTACTGCAGCAATAATTCTAAAAGATGGTCAAGTTCTGATTGCTCAGCGAGCAGATGATGACAAATTAGCTGGAAAATGGGAGTTTCCTGGTGGTAAAATAGAAGTTGGGGAGACCTTGCGAGAGTGTTTAAAACGTGAGATAAATGAAGAATTAGGAGTTGAAGTAGAGGTTCTGGAGCCTTTCGGAGAAAGTATTTATGAATATGAAAATGGAATTATTAAGCTTATAGCTTTTTGGTGTAGATGGACTGTCGGAGAATTTTCTAATCGAGTACATAGCCAAATCCATTGGGTTTATCCAGGGGAATTAGATCGCTATGAATTTGCTCCTGCAGATATCCCTTTAGTGGGAAAATTAAAAAGATTCCTAAATAATTAG
- a CDS encoding MFS transporter, which yields MIKANPSQNEQIWSKTFFLILLVSFLMFLSMYMLLPTLPLYAQSLGGNETIAGTIVGIFTLSAVLVRPWFGNLLDYRGRKLILIIGIAIFLVSVLAYNLAYTIIFLLTIRAVHGIGWGASTTATGTMASDVIPAARRAEGMGYYGIAATIAMSLGPALGLYLVKNNSYSLLFAGSAILAGLGFIGSFFINYETSPKRQAKKKDPRVKGVILEKTAIPSALVLFFITLTYGGIVSFLPAYAGFRGVDNIGIFFTVYALVLLLGRPIIGKLSDKYGPRRFLVPGILMLVAALVLLSMASSLSMFLLVAVVYGLGFGTVQPILNALVITLSPPERRGAANATFAVAMDLGIGLGAVILGFIAQELGYVYMYGSSVIFALLALVMYFSFLRKKLPDEPRILS from the coding sequence ATGATCAAAGCTAATCCCTCACAAAACGAACAGATATGGAGTAAGACCTTTTTTTTAATTCTGTTAGTTTCATTCTTAATGTTTTTGTCAATGTACATGCTGCTCCCAACCCTTCCATTATATGCTCAAAGTCTTGGTGGAAATGAAACTATTGCCGGAACAATCGTTGGAATTTTTACACTCTCAGCAGTACTAGTTCGCCCTTGGTTCGGGAACCTGCTTGACTACAGAGGTCGAAAACTAATCTTAATAATCGGTATCGCCATTTTCCTGGTTTCAGTGCTTGCTTATAACCTAGCCTATACGATTATTTTCCTGTTAACAATAAGAGCAGTTCACGGTATTGGCTGGGGGGCTTCTACAACCGCTACCGGAACAATGGCTTCAGACGTTATCCCTGCAGCCAGGCGTGCTGAAGGGATGGGGTATTATGGGATAGCTGCTACTATAGCAATGTCTCTGGGACCAGCTTTAGGGCTATATTTAGTTAAAAATAACAGTTACTCACTTTTGTTCGCAGGCTCAGCAATCCTGGCAGGTCTTGGTTTTATAGGCTCATTTTTTATTAATTATGAGACTTCTCCCAAAAGACAGGCCAAGAAGAAAGATCCGCGTGTAAAAGGCGTCATCCTGGAAAAAACTGCAATTCCTTCAGCCTTGGTATTGTTCTTTATCACCTTGACCTATGGTGGAATTGTGAGCTTTTTACCTGCATACGCAGGCTTCCGGGGGGTAGATAACATTGGAATATTCTTTACTGTCTATGCCCTTGTCTTATTATTGGGTCGCCCGATTATTGGAAAATTATCTGATAAGTATGGCCCTCGGAGGTTTTTAGTCCCCGGTATACTTATGCTAGTCGCTGCTCTGGTACTTCTTTCAATGGCCTCTTCATTATCTATGTTTCTACTGGTTGCTGTGGTGTACGGACTGGGGTTTGGAACAGTACAGCCAATTTTAAACGCTCTGGTTATAACCTTATCACCACCTGAGCGGAGAGGAGCCGCTAATGCAACTTTTGCAGTAGCAATGGATCTAGGCATTGGACTTGGGGCAGTTATTCTCGGGTTCATAGCACAAGAATTGGGATATGTATATATGTACGGCAGCTCCGTAATTTTTGCATTATTAGCATTGGTTATGTACTTCTCCTTCCTTCGAAAAAAACTTCCGGATGAACCTAGAATCCTTAGTTAA
- a CDS encoding ABC transporter permease subunit, whose product MNRALFRAMFKQHRKKIAVISTGIVLYEGLLTWVYPVIAENPAVTEIAVSLPAAVKTVFGVPENARTDTFEAFISGQFFARIWVMLMAVYGIQTANNLLAKMVDDCSIALLLSTPISRSEILSTQAAVLIFSGGILVTVTILGLFFGASRSGITICHDRYVRLGLLGFSFFSLIEIYSLFFSAWFVEEERALTYAAGLTLMFYCLDIVGGLSNKYSWLKKISLFQLFQPQEVLEGTKNPVDSIVGLNLVSIVLWQWAKRVFESQDLAI is encoded by the coding sequence ATGAACAGAGCATTATTTAGGGCAATGTTTAAGCAACACAGAAAAAAGATTGCTGTGATTTCAACCGGGATTGTTCTCTATGAAGGACTTTTAACTTGGGTTTATCCAGTGATTGCTGAAAATCCGGCTGTTACAGAGATCGCAGTATCATTACCGGCTGCTGTAAAGACTGTGTTCGGAGTTCCTGAAAATGCACGTACTGATACATTTGAGGCGTTTATATCCGGACAGTTTTTTGCGAGGATTTGGGTTATGCTCATGGCTGTATATGGAATTCAAACAGCCAATAACTTATTAGCTAAAATGGTGGACGATTGCTCTATAGCCCTGCTTTTATCAACACCGATATCGAGAAGTGAGATACTATCAACTCAAGCGGCTGTCTTGATTTTTTCGGGGGGGATATTGGTCACCGTAACAATTCTGGGACTCTTCTTTGGTGCATCTCGCTCAGGGATTACCATCTGTCACGACAGGTATGTACGCTTAGGGCTTTTAGGATTCTCCTTTTTTTCTTTAATCGAAATCTACAGTCTTTTTTTCTCGGCCTGGTTTGTTGAGGAGGAACGGGCATTAACCTATGCTGCAGGGTTAACTCTTATGTTTTATTGTTTAGATATTGTCGGAGGGTTAAGTAATAAATATTCCTGGCTGAAGAAAATCTCTCTTTTTCAATTGTTTCAGCCTCAAGAAGTATTAGAAGGAACTAAAAATCCAGTTGATTCTATTGTAGGACTTAATTTGGTTTCAATAGTTCTATGGCAATGGGCAAAAAGGGTATTTGAGTCACAGGATCTTGCTATATAA
- a CDS encoding ABC transporter ATP-binding protein: protein MIEVKELSKIYREGRGIKKISFDVDQGKAFGFLGPNGAGKTTTIRLLMGFLRPDSGQVTINGLACWEQKTEVKKLVSYLPGELHFVENLTALEFLNLIAGMHRNRFQIKKNQKYFINALDLDSKILIRKMSKGMKQKLGIIAAFMLDAKVLILDEPTSGLDPLMQRVFIDLILEEKKRGKTIFMSSHQFPEIERTCEQVGIIREGKLLAIKSILQLREAEYQTFQIEVESDEDLELLKESQLNLILLQGRSCIIRVAGELDSLWMALGQVHVVRFKQHSLELEEAFLDFYK from the coding sequence ATGATCGAGGTAAAAGAACTGAGCAAAATATACCGCGAAGGACGAGGGATAAAGAAAATTAGCTTTGATGTTGATCAGGGGAAGGCATTTGGGTTTTTAGGTCCCAACGGAGCAGGGAAAACCACGACAATACGCCTTCTGATGGGATTTTTAAGGCCTGATTCAGGGCAAGTAACGATTAACGGTCTGGCCTGTTGGGAACAAAAAACAGAGGTTAAGAAGCTGGTCAGTTATCTTCCCGGTGAACTTCATTTTGTAGAAAACTTAACAGCCTTGGAATTTCTTAACCTTATAGCTGGTATGCATAGGAACCGTTTCCAGATCAAGAAGAACCAAAAGTATTTTATAAATGCCCTCGATTTAGATTCGAAAATTCTAATTCGGAAAATGTCTAAAGGAATGAAGCAAAAGTTAGGTATAATTGCAGCCTTTATGCTGGATGCTAAGGTGCTTATTCTTGACGAACCGACATCAGGATTGGATCCGTTAATGCAAAGAGTATTCATTGATTTAATCCTGGAGGAAAAGAAAAGGGGAAAAACCATATTTATGTCATCCCATCAATTTCCAGAGATTGAGCGAACCTGTGAACAGGTGGGAATAATTCGAGAAGGCAAACTTCTGGCCATAAAAAGTATCTTGCAGCTTAGAGAAGCAGAGTATCAAACATTTCAAATCGAAGTGGAAAGTGATGAGGATTTAGAGCTGCTTAAAGAGAGTCAGCTGAATTTGATCCTATTACAAGGCAGATCATGTATCATTCGTGTTGCCGGCGAATTGGATAGTCTGTGGATGGCATTGGGTCAAGTTCATGTAGTTCGTTTTAAGCAACACTCCTTGGAGCTTGAAGAGGCCTTTTTGGATTTTTATAAATAG